One genomic window of Vibrio rhizosphaerae includes the following:
- the dinG gene encoding ATP-dependent DNA helicase DinG → MITPRIQKSIRQSYQNLQAQMENFTPRRGQNYLVAEIAKTLCGTYHDKNRLLVAEAGTGIGKSLSYLMGAVPVAVLNDKKLIIATATVALQEQLLHKDLPLYRRLTDLDFQFRIAKGRQRYCCAEKLAAICEPQTSSGQVALFESPPTEQDISLYKALYSQWSSGQWDGDRDSWPTPIDDSMWLQIVSDKHSCNSAFAIHHHCPFQKARASLEQADVIIANHSLVMADADLGGGIILPEPENSIYIFDEAHHLPQVARDHAAASSPLKSTASWLEKFHQSLTQWVSLTDESRSARFKEEIATAIQVLIPTLSQLSRQFTPEQCQDGVLRFEHGELPEWLLTESKALKQASVKICQATAKVADLITERLQEGQISHRIASPVLAELGVSLQRLDTMAQVWTLMAEPPREYGAPMARWITASESQPGDYTIHVSPIEIGWKLDQQFWSRCYGAIMVSATLRALNSFSFFCHQSGISAQPDEGTQFIALASPFDYPRRGELYVPRLQQEPQSPHYTQTLIERLPTLIPEKQATLVLFSSYWQMNQVADALKSDFKKRGWSFQIQGKKSRTEILKTHRFTVEHQGTAVIFGTGSFSEGLDLPGRLLENVIITKIPFSVPTSPIEQAHAEYILSKGGNPFMQITVPEASRKLIQCVGRLLRNEEDSGRVVILDRRVVTKQYGKALLDALPPFKRIIEP, encoded by the coding sequence ATGATTACACCCAGAATTCAAAAATCGATCCGTCAGAGTTATCAAAACCTACAGGCTCAGATGGAAAATTTTACCCCGCGACGCGGACAAAATTATCTGGTTGCTGAAATTGCCAAAACATTATGTGGTACCTACCATGACAAAAATCGGCTGTTAGTCGCTGAAGCTGGAACAGGGATTGGTAAATCACTGTCGTATCTGATGGGGGCAGTTCCGGTAGCTGTGTTGAACGATAAAAAATTAATCATTGCGACAGCAACCGTGGCACTGCAGGAGCAATTGCTCCATAAAGACTTACCTCTTTATCGCCGCCTGACCGATTTGGACTTCCAGTTTCGAATCGCCAAGGGACGGCAACGTTATTGCTGTGCAGAGAAACTGGCGGCAATTTGTGAACCGCAAACCTCGTCGGGACAAGTCGCTCTGTTTGAAAGCCCGCCGACTGAGCAGGATATTTCTCTCTATAAAGCGCTCTACTCACAGTGGTCCTCCGGCCAGTGGGATGGCGATCGGGATAGTTGGCCAACCCCGATTGATGATTCGATGTGGCTACAGATTGTCAGCGACAAGCATAGTTGCAATTCTGCATTTGCCATTCATCACCATTGCCCGTTTCAAAAAGCGCGCGCGAGTCTCGAACAAGCCGACGTCATTATTGCCAATCATAGTCTGGTGATGGCTGACGCGGATCTGGGCGGAGGTATCATTCTTCCGGAGCCGGAAAACAGCATTTATATTTTTGATGAGGCTCACCATTTACCACAGGTCGCCCGCGATCATGCCGCAGCATCGTCGCCTTTGAAAAGTACCGCTTCTTGGCTGGAAAAATTTCATCAATCATTGACACAATGGGTGTCACTCACCGATGAAAGTCGGTCAGCTCGCTTTAAAGAGGAAATCGCAACGGCGATTCAAGTTTTAATTCCGACACTCTCCCAATTAAGCCGGCAATTCACACCCGAACAATGTCAGGATGGCGTACTCCGTTTCGAACATGGAGAACTGCCGGAATGGTTGCTGACCGAATCGAAAGCCTTGAAACAGGCATCCGTCAAAATCTGTCAGGCCACCGCTAAAGTCGCAGATTTAATCACCGAACGACTGCAAGAAGGTCAGATCAGTCATCGGATCGCAAGTCCGGTGCTGGCTGAATTAGGGGTCAGCTTACAGCGTCTGGATACTATGGCGCAGGTTTGGACCCTGATGGCCGAACCGCCGAGAGAATACGGTGCGCCGATGGCACGCTGGATCACTGCCTCAGAATCTCAACCCGGTGATTACACCATTCACGTCTCACCGATTGAAATCGGCTGGAAGCTGGATCAACAGTTCTGGAGTCGCTGTTATGGTGCGATTATGGTCTCCGCGACACTTCGGGCCTTGAATTCATTCAGTTTCTTTTGCCATCAGAGCGGCATCAGTGCCCAGCCAGATGAGGGAACCCAGTTTATAGCGCTGGCATCACCGTTTGACTATCCGCGTCGAGGCGAATTATACGTGCCGCGTCTTCAACAGGAACCGCAGTCACCTCATTATACTCAGACACTGATTGAACGGTTACCGACGTTGATTCCTGAGAAACAAGCAACACTGGTTCTGTTTTCTTCCTACTGGCAAATGAATCAGGTCGCTGACGCGCTCAAATCTGACTTTAAAAAACGCGGCTGGTCATTTCAGATTCAAGGTAAGAAATCACGGACAGAAATTCTAAAAACGCATCGCTTTACTGTCGAGCATCAGGGAACTGCCGTCATTTTTGGCACCGGTAGTTTCTCTGAGGGATTAGACTTGCCCGGTCGACTACTGGAAAACGTCATTATCACCAAAATTCCTTTTTCTGTACCGACGTCTCCGATTGAACAAGCACATGCGGAATACATTCTTTCCAAAGGCGGTAATCCGTTTATGCAAATCACGGTGCCAGAGGCTAGCCGAAAATTAATCCAATGTGTCGGAAGATTACTGCGTAACGAGGAAGATTCTGGTAGAGTTGTCATTCTTGATCGCCGGGTTGTCACCAAACAGTACGGCAAAGCATTACTTGATGCTCTCCCTCCGTTTAAACGCATCATCGAGCCGTAA
- a CDS encoding porin produces MKKTLIALAVLAAGSASAAEIYNQDGVAITVSGAGEVQLFQDYEADGTDVSTKLRIDDMQLNTHGTIEVVEGLNAIVGLDFTFEDNDSGAKGNVQTDGSYVGFAYADYGTVTYGRQYLIADDAGIGVDFEVGKKQYGQNETSASDVIKYVYDNGTFYFGLSHDLDESQTNTGTSNDNPKDETSTDGRIGFRMNGFDARLYVYSGDNINISKASTDKSVGGVSYKQGDSIVGDEDSYNLEVVYSADMYEVGASYGNRDIDSGSSKYLDMDIFEIYGSYTMDKTTFSLGYVHNDDDASNVDGDNIYGVVVYKMNANVRTYAEIGFYDDSTSTDYDPAYTLGMEVKF; encoded by the coding sequence ATGAAAAAGACTCTAATCGCTCTTGCGGTTCTAGCAGCAGGTTCTGCTAGCGCGGCTGAAATCTACAACCAAGATGGTGTTGCAATCACAGTATCTGGTGCAGGTGAAGTTCAATTGTTCCAAGACTACGAAGCCGATGGTACTGATGTATCAACTAAGCTACGTATCGATGACATGCAATTGAATACTCATGGTACAATCGAAGTAGTTGAAGGCCTGAATGCCATTGTTGGTCTGGACTTCACTTTCGAAGACAATGATTCTGGTGCGAAAGGCAACGTTCAGACTGACGGTTCTTATGTTGGCTTCGCGTATGCTGATTACGGTACAGTCACTTATGGTCGTCAGTATCTAATTGCAGATGATGCTGGTATCGGTGTTGATTTCGAAGTTGGTAAAAAGCAGTACGGTCAGAACGAAACTAGCGCAAGCGATGTGATCAAGTATGTCTACGACAACGGTACTTTCTACTTCGGTCTTTCTCACGATTTAGATGAATCACAAACAAACACTGGAACTTCTAATGATAACCCGAAAGATGAGACATCTACAGATGGCCGTATCGGTTTTCGTATGAACGGTTTTGATGCTCGTCTGTATGTTTATTCCGGTGATAACATTAATATCAGCAAGGCAAGTACAGATAAGAGTGTTGGTGGTGTTTCATACAAACAAGGTGATTCTATCGTTGGTGACGAAGATTCATACAACTTAGAAGTTGTTTACTCTGCTGATATGTATGAAGTTGGTGCTTCATATGGTAACCGTGATATCGATTCTGGTTCTTCAAAGTATCTTGATATGGATATTTTCGAAATCTACGGTTCATATACTATGGACAAAACCACTTTCTCTCTAGGTTATGTTCATAACGACGATGATGCATCAAATGTAGATGGCGACAATATCTACGGTGTTGTTGTGTATAAAATGAATGCTAACGTTCGCACTTATGCGGAAATTGGTTTCTATGATGACAGCACTTCAACTGACTACGATCCAGCATACACACTGGGTATGGAAGTTAAATTCTAA
- a CDS encoding YccT family protein, translated as MLLWKKVLGPVALISVSMLGFSAQSYAATITSQNDVEILALDGVEVNDANFAKPDMLEVQAGRHQVVFRYYGDVRKGQRDVIYSTAPDVFTIDLKQDDSIKILAPRLNSYAQAEGYFRRGADWKVQDQHGNVKSVHYEPLTGNGIMPFNDIERAVARHNAEQGNEFAPAQQAAVKTPNIAAQKITPPKGDDTLIQTIQLLYNNASPAQQQKIKAWIAGQ; from the coding sequence ATGTTGTTATGGAAAAAAGTACTGGGGCCGGTTGCCCTGATAAGTGTCTCTATGCTTGGCTTTTCAGCGCAGAGTTATGCTGCGACAATTACCAGTCAGAATGATGTCGAAATCCTGGCGTTAGATGGGGTGGAAGTCAATGATGCAAATTTTGCAAAGCCGGATATGCTGGAAGTGCAAGCTGGACGGCATCAGGTGGTGTTCCGCTATTATGGAGATGTCAGAAAAGGGCAGCGCGATGTGATTTATTCCACGGCACCGGATGTATTTACCATTGATCTGAAGCAAGATGACAGCATCAAGATTTTAGCGCCACGTCTGAACAGTTATGCACAGGCAGAAGGTTATTTTCGTCGTGGTGCAGACTGGAAAGTTCAGGATCAGCACGGCAATGTCAAATCGGTGCATTATGAGCCATTAACCGGCAACGGTATTATGCCATTTAATGATATTGAGAGAGCGGTTGCGAGGCATAATGCTGAGCAAGGGAATGAGTTCGCCCCGGCTCAACAAGCGGCTGTAAAAACACCGAATATTGCTGCACAAAAAATTACGCCACCAAAAGGTGACGATACACTGATTCAAACTATTCAACTGCTTTATAATAATGCTTCTCCTGCTCAGCAGCAGAAGATTAAGGCGTGGATTGCCGGTCAGTAA
- a CDS encoding YchJ family protein yields the protein MKKCPCGSQRHYKNCCQPIHRSPEAAKVPAQLMRARYSAYALGLVDFIVATYHPSCQAENDRQEIEQGTQTHWTKLAVLGAEDGHHTDEGFVSFKAYFEQNGESYSLQERSRFIRENGRWYYIDGEFTDTH from the coding sequence ATGAAGAAATGTCCGTGTGGCTCTCAGCGCCACTATAAAAATTGCTGTCAACCCATACATCGTTCTCCCGAGGCGGCTAAAGTACCGGCTCAACTGATGCGGGCGCGTTACAGCGCTTACGCACTCGGATTGGTTGACTTTATTGTGGCAACATATCACCCGAGCTGTCAGGCGGAAAATGACCGTCAAGAGATCGAGCAAGGGACACAAACGCACTGGACCAAACTTGCTGTTCTTGGGGCAGAAGATGGTCATCATACCGATGAGGGGTTTGTCAGTTTTAAAGCCTACTTCGAGCAAAACGGTGAGAGTTATTCTCTGCAGGAACGCTCTCGTTTTATCCGGGAAAATGGCCGCTGGTATTACATCGACGGCGAATTTACTGACACCCATTAA
- the lpxH gene encoding UDP-2,3-diacylglucosamine diphosphatase, producing the protein MHTLFISDLHLTPTRPDLTAAFQHLMQHRAPQADALYILGDLFDFWIGDDDPGVFAQTIKAAFKTLTASGTPCYFVQGNRDFLVGKRFARETGVQLLAEKTRIELYGKPIVIMHGDTLCLEDVRYLQFRKKVHQPWLQWIYYRLPFSMKQRIVSKVKQDVRMDKQSKSIAIMDVTQAEVERVMTEYQVDMMIHGHTHRPNIHHFHLDGLEKTRIVLGDWDHEISVLEYHQDASYRLLHQPVSQ; encoded by the coding sequence ATGCATACACTTTTTATTTCTGATCTCCATCTAACGCCAACCCGCCCAGATTTAACCGCTGCGTTCCAACATCTGATGCAACATCGGGCCCCCCAAGCGGATGCGCTCTATATTCTTGGTGATCTGTTTGATTTTTGGATCGGCGATGATGACCCGGGCGTTTTTGCACAAACAATTAAGGCAGCATTCAAAACGCTGACCGCTTCGGGTACGCCTTGCTATTTTGTGCAAGGAAACCGGGATTTTCTGGTCGGGAAGCGCTTTGCCCGGGAAACGGGTGTCCAGTTACTGGCAGAGAAAACCCGGATTGAGCTTTACGGCAAGCCTATCGTCATTATGCATGGCGATACTTTATGTCTTGAAGATGTTCGTTATCTCCAATTCAGAAAGAAAGTTCATCAGCCTTGGCTACAATGGATTTATTATCGGCTACCATTTTCCATGAAACAACGCATCGTCAGTAAAGTAAAGCAGGATGTCCGGATGGATAAGCAATCGAAATCGATTGCAATTATGGATGTCACTCAAGCAGAAGTGGAACGCGTGATGACTGAATATCAAGTGGATATGATGATTCACGGCCATACACATCGCCCTAATATTCACCATTTTCATCTTGATGGCCTTGAAAAAACACGAATTGTTTTAGGGGATTGGGACCATGAAATATCAGTACTTGAATACCATCAGGATGCCAGTTACCGTCTGCTTCATCAGCCGGTTTCACAATAA
- a CDS encoding peptidylprolyl isomerase produces MITLHTNFGDIQIQLHEDKAPETCANFLQYCRDNFYDNTLFHRVIDGFMIQGGGMASGMKEKTTKAPIKNEANNGLSNKVGTLAMARTMEPHSASSQFFINVNDNTFLDFRSESLDGWGYCVFAEVVDGMDVVNQIKGVSTGSYGMHQDVPLEEVVITGTTIEE; encoded by the coding sequence ATGATCACCCTGCATACAAATTTCGGCGATATTCAAATTCAGCTTCATGAGGACAAAGCTCCTGAAACCTGTGCAAATTTCCTACAATATTGTCGTGACAATTTCTATGACAATACCCTGTTCCACCGTGTGATTGACGGTTTCATGATTCAGGGCGGTGGTATGGCTTCTGGCATGAAAGAGAAAACAACCAAAGCGCCGATCAAAAATGAAGCCAATAACGGGCTCAGCAATAAAGTCGGCACACTTGCGATGGCCAGAACCATGGAACCTCATTCAGCAAGTTCTCAATTCTTCATTAATGTGAATGACAATACCTTCCTCGATTTTCGTTCAGAAAGTCTCGACGGATGGGGATACTGCGTCTTCGCTGAAGTTGTTGACGGCATGGATGTTGTTAACCAGATTAAAGGGGTCAGTACTGGTTCATACGGTATGCATCAAGATGTTCCTCTGGAAGAAGTTGTGATCACTGGCACAACCATCGAAGAGTAA
- the cysS gene encoding cysteine--tRNA ligase gives MLQIYNTLTRQKEQFKPITAGKIGMYVCGVTIYDLCHIGHGRTFVSFDVVARYLRYLGYELTLVRNITDIDDKIIHRAAENGESCDVLTERLIQDMYADFDALNILRPDVEPRATAYIDEIIALVQRLIDKGFAYVAENGDVMFEVSRFNDYGKLSRQDLEQLQAGARVDVEMAKRSPLDFVLWKMSKPGEPKWESPWGEGRPGWHIECSAMNSSILGSHFDIHGGGSDLQFPHHENEIAQSCCAYDTTYVNTWMHSGMVMVDKEKMSKSLGNFFTIRDVLTHYDPETVRYFLMSGHYRSQLNYSEENLNQARAALERFYTALRGLDLTVAASGGEAFVTRFEAAMNDDFNTPEAYSVLFDMAREINRLKQEDQLQQASQLAVRMRDLASVIGILYQTPEHFLQGNGGSEDEVAEIESLIKMRNDARAAKDWANADLARDRLTAMGIILEDGSGGTTWRRK, from the coding sequence ATGTTACAAATATATAACACACTTACCAGACAAAAAGAGCAGTTCAAGCCCATTACCGCCGGAAAAATCGGCATGTATGTCTGTGGCGTCACTATATATGATCTCTGCCATATTGGTCACGGAAGGACGTTTGTATCCTTTGACGTCGTTGCCCGCTATTTACGTTATTTGGGATACGAGCTGACTCTGGTCAGAAATATTACCGACATCGATGACAAAATTATTCATCGTGCTGCGGAAAATGGCGAGTCGTGTGATGTGCTGACAGAGCGTTTGATTCAGGATATGTATGCCGATTTCGATGCATTGAATATATTGCGCCCTGATGTTGAACCACGTGCCACAGCCTATATTGATGAAATCATTGCGTTGGTACAACGACTGATCGATAAAGGTTTTGCTTATGTCGCAGAGAATGGCGATGTGATGTTTGAAGTCAGTCGTTTCAATGACTATGGCAAGCTTTCCCGACAAGATCTGGAACAGCTTCAGGCCGGTGCCCGGGTTGATGTCGAAATGGCAAAGCGTAGCCCGCTTGATTTTGTTTTGTGGAAAATGTCTAAGCCGGGTGAACCGAAGTGGGAATCGCCATGGGGTGAGGGGCGCCCGGGCTGGCATATTGAATGTTCAGCGATGAACTCTTCGATTTTAGGCAGCCATTTTGACATTCATGGGGGTGGTTCAGATTTACAGTTCCCTCATCATGAAAATGAAATTGCCCAGTCCTGCTGTGCGTACGATACAACCTACGTCAATACGTGGATGCATAGTGGTATGGTGATGGTTGATAAAGAGAAAATGTCTAAGTCACTGGGGAATTTCTTTACCATTCGGGATGTATTGACGCACTATGATCCGGAAACTGTGCGCTATTTCCTGATGTCCGGGCATTATCGTAGCCAACTAAACTATAGTGAAGAGAACCTCAATCAGGCGCGAGCTGCGCTGGAACGTTTCTATACCGCTTTGCGTGGACTGGACTTGACCGTTGCGGCATCGGGTGGAGAGGCATTTGTAACCCGTTTTGAAGCGGCTATGAATGATGATTTCAACACACCGGAAGCCTATTCGGTATTATTTGATATGGCGAGAGAAATCAATCGTCTTAAGCAGGAAGACCAGTTACAGCAAGCCAGTCAACTTGCCGTCCGTATGCGAGATTTAGCCAGTGTGATCGGAATTTTATATCAAACCCCAGAGCACTTTTTACAAGGCAATGGCGGCTCAGAAGACGAAGTGGCTGAAATCGAGTCGCTGATTAAAATGCGTAATGATGCGCGTGCAGCGAAAGATTGGGCGAATGCAGATCTTGCCCGTGACCGACTGACTGCAATGGGCATTATTCTCGAAGACGGCTCTGGTGGCACGACTTGGCGGCGTAAATAA
- the ruvC gene encoding crossover junction endodeoxyribonuclease RuvC — protein sequence MSIILGIDPGSRVTGYGVIRQQGRLLTYLGSGCIKTTEKALPGRLKQIYAGVSEVIMQFQPDVFAIEQVFMAKNADSALKLGQARGCAIVAAVNADLPVYEYAARLIKQAVVGTGGADKIQVQHMVQQMLKLPSKPQADAADALGVAICHANTNKTLVALAGQARGARRGRYR from the coding sequence ATGTCGATCATTTTAGGAATTGATCCGGGCTCAAGGGTCACCGGTTATGGGGTCATTCGTCAGCAGGGAAGATTACTGACTTACCTTGGTAGCGGTTGTATTAAAACGACAGAGAAAGCGTTGCCGGGACGTTTAAAGCAAATATATGCCGGTGTGTCGGAAGTGATTATGCAGTTTCAGCCCGATGTATTTGCGATAGAACAGGTTTTTATGGCGAAGAATGCAGATTCTGCGTTGAAACTCGGGCAAGCCCGGGGGTGTGCAATTGTTGCCGCCGTGAATGCCGATCTACCCGTTTATGAATATGCGGCACGTTTAATCAAGCAGGCTGTTGTCGGGACGGGGGGGGCAGATAAGATCCAGGTTCAGCATATGGTCCAGCAAATGTTGAAGTTACCATCTAAACCGCAAGCTGATGCTGCTGATGCTCTGGGGGTTGCTATTTGTCACGCCAATACGAATAAAACATTGGTTGCTCTGGCAGGGCAAGCACGAGGCGCCCGAAGAGGGCGCTATCGGTAA
- the ruvA gene encoding Holliday junction branch migration protein RuvA, which translates to MIGRLRGILLEKQPPEVLIEAGGVGYEVQMPMSCFYELPDTEQEAIIYTHFVVREDAQLLYGFNSKAERALFREVIKANGVGPKLGLAILSGMTASQFVECVKREDVSMLIKLPGVGKKTAERLVVEMKDRLAAFPTSEIHEFELVQDAAPMRPQEAPNHAEEEAVSALLTLGYKPQQASKIVAQVAQPGMSSETLIKEALRAMV; encoded by the coding sequence GTGATTGGACGTCTTAGAGGCATTCTGCTGGAAAAGCAGCCACCGGAAGTTTTAATTGAGGCTGGTGGGGTTGGCTATGAAGTTCAGATGCCAATGAGTTGCTTTTATGAATTACCTGACACAGAACAAGAGGCGATTATTTATACGCATTTTGTGGTTCGGGAAGATGCTCAACTTTTATATGGGTTCAACAGCAAAGCGGAACGGGCGCTGTTCCGTGAAGTGATCAAAGCAAATGGGGTTGGTCCCAAGCTTGGATTGGCAATTCTATCTGGCATGACGGCGAGTCAGTTTGTTGAATGTGTCAAACGCGAAGATGTTTCCATGTTGATTAAACTACCGGGTGTCGGTAAGAAAACTGCAGAGCGTTTGGTGGTTGAAATGAAAGATCGCCTTGCGGCTTTCCCGACCTCTGAGATTCATGAATTTGAATTAGTTCAGGATGCTGCACCAATGCGGCCACAGGAAGCACCGAACCATGCTGAAGAAGAAGCTGTGAGTGCGTTGTTAACGCTGGGTTATAAACCTCAGCAAGCCTCTAAAATCGTTGCTCAGGTTGCCCAACCCGGGATGAGTAGCGAAACGCTCATTAAAGAAGCATTAAGAGCAATGGTATGA
- the ruvB gene encoding Holliday junction branch migration DNA helicase RuvB: MIEADRFVTPVSAPFKDDELIDRAIRPKLLADYQGQDHVRNQMEIFIEAAQRRQEALDHLLIFGPPGLGKTTLANIVANEMGVNIRTTSGPVLEKAGDLAALLTNLEENDVLFIDEIHRLSPVVEEVLYPAMEDYQLDIMIGEGPAARSIKIDLPPFTLIGATTRAGSLTSPLRDRFGIVQRLEYYQVGDLQNIVQRSAECLSLSIEPEGALEVARRSRGTPRIANRLLRRVRDYAEVKGDGNICADTADNALNMLDVDVQGFDFMDRKLLLTIIEKFSGGPVGLDNLAAAIGEEKDTIEDVLEPYLIQQGYLQRTPRGRIATERAYLHFGFEK, encoded by the coding sequence ATGATTGAAGCGGATCGTTTTGTAACACCGGTGAGTGCACCGTTTAAAGATGATGAATTGATTGATCGTGCGATACGGCCGAAGCTATTGGCCGATTATCAGGGGCAAGATCATGTGCGCAATCAGATGGAAATTTTCATAGAAGCGGCTCAGCGTCGTCAAGAGGCGTTAGACCATCTGCTTATCTTTGGTCCGCCGGGGCTGGGGAAAACCACATTAGCCAATATCGTCGCTAATGAAATGGGTGTGAATATCCGGACAACATCAGGACCGGTGCTAGAAAAAGCCGGTGACTTGGCGGCTTTGTTAACCAATCTTGAAGAAAATGATGTTTTGTTCATTGATGAGATCCATCGCTTGAGCCCTGTGGTTGAAGAGGTGCTTTATCCGGCTATGGAAGACTATCAACTCGATATTATGATTGGTGAAGGGCCCGCGGCTCGCTCCATTAAAATTGATCTGCCGCCTTTTACCCTGATTGGTGCCACCACCCGAGCCGGCTCTTTGACGTCACCACTGCGTGACCGCTTTGGTATTGTTCAGCGGCTTGAATATTATCAGGTTGGTGATTTGCAAAATATTGTCCAGAGAAGTGCAGAATGCTTATCGCTGTCGATTGAACCGGAAGGGGCTCTGGAAGTTGCTCGTCGTTCCCGAGGTACTCCTCGGATTGCCAATCGGTTATTGCGACGCGTCAGAGACTATGCTGAAGTGAAGGGCGACGGTAACATATGTGCAGATACGGCAGATAATGCGCTCAACATGCTTGATGTCGATGTACAGGGATTTGATTTTATGGATCGCAAGCTGTTGCTCACAATTATTGAAAAGTTTTCCGGAGGGCCGGTCGGTTTAGATAATCTTGCTGCTGCAATTGGTGAAGAAAAAGATACAATAGAAGATGTCTTAGAGCCGTACCTGATTCAGCAGGGGTATTTGCAGCGAACACCAAGAGGACGGATTGCAACAGAAAGAGCTTATTTGCATTTCGGATTCGAAAAATAA
- the cydA gene encoding cytochrome ubiquinol oxidase subunit I, which translates to MIDIVVLSRLQFALTAMYHFLFVPLTLGMTFLLAIMESLYVMTDKQIYKDMTKFWGKLFGINFALGVATGLTMEFQFGTNWSYYSHYVGDIFGAPLAIEALVAFFLESTFVGLFFFGWDRLSKRQHLVTTWLVALGSNFSALWILVANGWMQNPVGSDFNFETMRMEMVSFAEVVLNPVAQVKFVHTVASGYVTGAMFVLGVSAYYLLKGRDIAFARRSFTVAASFGMAAILSVIVLGDESGYELGDVQKAKLAAIEAEWHTEEAPASFTLFGFPNQDSMHTDFAIKIPYVMGIIATRSLDTPVKGLSDLREEHLERIRNGMYAYELLQKLRAGDTSEVNRDAFDEVKSDLGYGMLLKRYTDDVANASEEQIQAAADDSLPTVWPLFWSFRIMVACGVIMLVVFVAAFIQTCRQKIEQKNWVLKAALYSIPLPWIGVEAGWFVAEYGRQPWAVGEILPVHIANSALSVSDLVISLLAILALYTAFLVAEVYLMVKFARKGPSSLKTGRYHFEQNATSATDQVNRQVEA; encoded by the coding sequence ATGATTGACATAGTTGTTCTATCGCGGTTGCAGTTCGCGCTTACTGCGATGTATCACTTCCTGTTTGTTCCTCTGACTCTAGGGATGACGTTTTTACTCGCTATCATGGAGTCACTTTATGTGATGACCGATAAGCAAATCTACAAGGATATGACAAAATTCTGGGGTAAGCTGTTCGGGATTAACTTTGCTCTGGGCGTTGCGACAGGGCTAACAATGGAATTTCAGTTTGGTACAAACTGGTCGTATTACTCGCACTACGTTGGCGACATTTTTGGTGCTCCTCTTGCCATCGAAGCGTTAGTTGCTTTCTTCCTTGAATCAACATTTGTTGGTTTGTTCTTTTTCGGATGGGACCGACTTTCAAAACGTCAACATTTGGTGACAACATGGCTTGTTGCTTTAGGTTCTAACTTCTCTGCGCTTTGGATTCTTGTCGCCAATGGCTGGATGCAAAACCCAGTTGGTTCAGACTTTAACTTCGAAACCATGCGTATGGAAATGGTGAGCTTTGCTGAAGTTGTTCTGAACCCTGTCGCGCAGGTGAAATTTGTTCACACGGTCGCCTCGGGTTACGTGACTGGTGCAATGTTTGTTTTAGGGGTGAGTGCTTATTATCTGCTTAAAGGCCGTGATATTGCTTTTGCTCGTCGCTCATTTACTGTCGCTGCATCATTTGGGATGGCTGCGATTCTTTCCGTTATCGTCCTGGGTGATGAATCCGGTTACGAGCTGGGCGATGTTCAGAAAGCAAAATTGGCTGCAATTGAAGCAGAATGGCACACAGAAGAAGCGCCAGCATCGTTTACACTGTTTGGTTTCCCGAATCAGGATTCAATGCATACCGATTTTGCGATTAAGATTCCTTATGTGATGGGGATTATCGCTACTCGCTCTCTGGATACGCCGGTCAAAGGTTTGAGTGATTTACGTGAAGAACACTTAGAACGGATTCGTAATGGGATGTATGCGTATGAGCTGCTCCAGAAATTACGTGCGGGTGATACTTCCGAGGTGAACCGTGATGCCTTTGATGAAGTAAAATCTGATCTGGGTTATGGCATGTTACTGAAACGCTATACCGATGATGTCGCCAATGCGTCAGAAGAACAGATTCAGGCCGCTGCTGATGATTCTCTGCCAACCGTTTGGCCATTGTTCTGGTCGTTCCGGATCATGGTTGCTTGTGGTGTCATCATGTTGGTTGTCTTCGTTGCTGCATTTATTCAGACATGTCGTCAGAAAATTGAGCAGAAAAACTGGGTGCTCAAAGCCGCGCTTTACAGTATCCCGCTACCGTGGATTGGGGTTGAAGCTGGCTGGTTTGTTGCAGAATATGGTCGTCAGCCATGGGCTGTCGGTGAGATTCTCCCTGTACATATCGCGAATTCTGCATTGAGTGTCAGTGATCTGGTTATCTCCCTGCTTGCAATTCTTGCTCTATATACAGCGTTTCTTGTTGCCGAGGTTTACCTGATGGTGAAATTTGCTCGCAAAGGTCCAAGTAGTTTGAAAACTGGCCGTTATCATTTTGAGCAAAATGCAACTTCAGCAACAGATCAAGTTAACCGTCAGGTCGAAGCTTAA